CGAGTGAGGGCCTTGCGCAAGGAAAAAAATTTCATCCAGAATCTGTTTCAGGGTAAGTGTACTTGCGTCACCGGGCAGGTTGTTTATGTCGTAACGCAGCAGAGTAATAGCGTCCCCGGAGAGTGATGTCAGATTTTTAATCTGGTCGAAATCGTTCGAGGTTGAAACCTGGATCATCAGGCTGATCAGTAAAATACCATTGGATCTGATTGTTTCTATCGTCTCTTTTGAATGCCTGTTCGCCTGCAGTCTGTCAGGAGAAATTTTTGATTTCCTCTCTTTGACAGCGTCAACCAGTTTTTCCAGTTCTGCGTCAAAATTGTATTTGTAATCTTGGTTCAGGGGATCTACTTCATCTATGAGGTCGGCATAAAGCCATCGCAATCGCTCAGTTTTTTTATTCAGCTCTCTTTCCAGCTCCAGCTTGCTGGTTACCGATATCTGCAGAGCTTCCAGGTTTTTTCTGAGTTCGGAAGCGAGTTTTCTTAATTCTTTTTTTAATCCGGTTGAGGCCGTATTGAGGAGGACAATCTGGTTGTTGATCCGTGAAAGCAGGCTTTGAATGTCACGTTGGATAACAGTGCGGACCCTGTCGTTGGGTGCCGAGAGAAGGCGGGGTGCCACTGCAATGATTTCTCCGCCGATTTTAGTGAAATCTGTTACCTGGATAACTTCCTGAACATGCTGTTTGGCGATTGACTGGAAGAGTTTCTCCGAATGTTTAAAGATAAGCATTGACAGTATTCCTACGATTATCGTAATCATCGCAATTGTAGAAAACGCCAGCAGCAGTCTGGTCCATATGGTCGCAGGAAAGGTTTTCAGTGAAATAATTTTCATTTGAACTTCCGGCTAGTTGGTGTCTGTCCAGAAATGAGATTTTTTGTTCGAGTTCAAGGAGCATAGAAAAATAAAAAGTGCAGCATATTAGACATATGTGAGCATTTTTATTTTTCGTAGCGACGCAGAAATCGGGCAAAAAGGCCATTTATGGACAGACACTAGTTGTCAATCCGGACCCGGGAAGATGATTGTCCTGTTCTGCTGTCTTCAAGCAGATTCTCCGCTTTTTGTAGTTGTCCTGAAACAAAAGCGGACCAGTTTTTCAGCAGTTCTCTCCTGCTGTTACGCTCCCCGATATGGAGGGAGCTTCCATTCAACAGGTTATTCAGGTCAGTATCAACGGATTCTTCCGCAGTTACCGGCAGTGCACAGAGAAGAGTTATGATTTCTTGTGTGAGTTTTGTCTTTAATGGTTTTTCAATTCCCGGATCTTTTTGCAGTTCAATAAGTTTTTTCCAGATTTTTCTTCGCTCCGGTAATCTGTAAGTAATCAACTGGTCGAAAAGTTGATTGACCAGATGGTATCTGTTTCTCGACAGCCTAGAGTCATAGGCTTGGATTTTGTTGCCGTTTATATACTTGAGAAGCCTCGGTATCTGTGATTTTTCAGTTGTGTAGATATTTTTCAGGACCGGCAGGCGACCGATTGCCGGGGAGAGAAGGATTTTCTGTCCGGGGGTGAGAGAACAAAGGTAAGGAACTGCTCAGCGGATGCGATATTTTCCGCTCCGTTCAAAAGTGCGATTCCGGCTGGAATAAGAACAACAGGTTTCCCGTACTCGAACTGGATTTCTCTGTTAAGGCTTTTCTGTCTCTGGGCAAGAAAGTCAATGACCAGCCCTATTCCGAATCGCCCGTTGACGATCCCTTCGGGAACACTGAAACTTCGGGCAGTTATGGTATTAAAATTACCGGATGCCTTGATCAGGTAAGCCCAACCCTGCTGCCAGCCCATCTTTTGTAGAATACTCTCGACAATCAGGTGAGTTGTGCCGGAACGGGAAGGTGTAGACATGGCAACCTGACCATAATAGACTTGATCGCTGAGGGAGTGCCAGCCGGTGGGGGGCGGCAGTTGATTTTCTTTCAAGAACCTGTTGTTCCACATATAACCGACTCCGGAGAGGGCAAAACTGTAAAAATAGCCATCATGATCCTGGAGATTCAACCCGTTGATTTTAAGGGAAGGATATTGAAGGTGGAAACCGGATTGCAG
The DNA window shown above is from Desulfomarina profundi and carries:
- a CDS encoding ABC transporter substrate-binding protein, with product MTKHLTDPYEKSGYMLPRGYLFLLLLLFSLFQAYPECAFSRKENDLSIPGKNVEKLAIITSFPPEFYQPFINVFNELHPLIQISILNKKTTAALAEIQRGNQRKFDLFWSSSTDAFEVLQQTGRLLQSGFHLQYPSLKINGLNLQDHDGYFYSFALSGVGYMWNNRFLKENQLPPPTGWHSLSDQVYYGQVAMSTPSRSGTTHLIVESILQKMGWQQGWAYLIKASGNFNTITARSFSVPEGIVNGRFGIGLVIDFLAQRQKSLNREIQFEYGKPVVLIPAGIALLNGAENIASAEQFLTFVLSPPDRKSFSPRQSVACRS